Proteins found in one Lachancea thermotolerans CBS 6340 chromosome C complete sequence genomic segment:
- the TRP2 gene encoding anthranilate synthase TRP2 (similar to uniprot|P00899 Saccharomyces cerevisiae YER090W TRP2 anthranilate synthase Component I) has translation MTKVEVQPSLESLKGFVAENDESVNMYPVFCYLPAMDLTPHLAYLKLAQVNNPDRKQSFLLESATSDNQLGRFSFLGTNPRKTIKTGPTAGLEVDPLTVLEKELENYKLAENIPGIPKLSGGAIGYVSYDCIKYFEPKTKRPLKNVLQLPEACLMLYDTIVAFDHVYQRFQIIHNIDLRTAESLEKGYEKAQKIVRDVVSTLESSDTLENVIQPPIKLNQSFTSNIGESGYKAHVTTLKEHIKKGNIFQAVPSQRVARPTSLHPFNIYKHLRTVNPSPYLFYIDLLDFQVIGASPELLCQVDTKNKIITHPIAGTVKRGKTPAEDDELADVLRSSLKDRSEHVMLVDLARNDVNRVCDPMTTNVDKLLTVQRFSHVQHLVSQVSGTLRKDKTRFDALRSIFPAGTVSGAPKVKAMELVGELEGETRGVYAGAVGNWSYDGKSMDTCIALRTMVYKDGVAYLQAGGGIVFDSDEQEEYEETLNKMRANHNTILQAEEIWAARVGTID, from the coding sequence ATGACGAAAGTTGAAGTGCAACCAAGTCTAGAATCCCTCAAGGGCTTTGTTGCGGAGAACGATGAATCGGTCAACATGTACCCTGTCTTCTGTTACCTTCCAGCAATGGACTTGACGCCGCACCTGGCTTACCTGAAGCTTGCTCAAGTGAACAATCCTGACAGAAAGCAGTCAttccttcttgaaagcgCAACTTCTGACAATCAGCTAGGTCGTTTCTCTTTCCTGGGCACCAATCCTCGCAAAACCATAAAAACAGGTCCTACTGCTGGCTTAGAGGTGGACCCACTCACCGTTTTGGAGAAAGAGCTAGAGAACTACAAGCTGGCTGAAAACATTCCTGGTATCCCAAAGCTGAGTGGTGGTGCCATCGGTTACGTTTCTTACGACTGTATCAAGTATTTTGAGCCCAAAACTAAGCGTCCTCTGAAAAACGTGCTTCAGTTGCCAGAGGCATGTTTGATGCTGTACGACACTATTGTAGCCTTCGACCACGTTTACCAGCGCTTTCAAATCATTCACAACATTGACTTACGTACGGCTGAATCGCTAGAGAAAGGCTACGAAAAGGCGCAGAAAATTGTTCGCGACGTGGTTTCTACACTGGAGAGCTCTGATACATTGGAAAACGTCATTCAACCACCAATCAAGCTAAATCAAAGCTTCACTTCCAACATTGGCGAGAGCGGCTACAAAGCTCATGTCACTACACTGAAAGAGCACATCAAAAAGGGAAATATTTTCCAAGCAGTTCCGTCTCAGAGAGTCGCAAGACCCACTTCTCTGCATCCTTTCAACATCTACAAGCACTTGAGGACTGTGAATCCCTCACCTTACTTGTTTTACATCGACTTGCTGGACTTTCAAGTCATCGGAGCGTCTCCCGAGCTACTATGTCAAGTTGATaccaaaaacaagatcatTACTCATCCAATCGCAGGTACCGTGAAGAGAGGCAAAACCCCAGCAGAGGACGATGAGCTGGCTGAcgttttgagaagctcattGAAGGACCGCTCAGAGCATGTCATGCTTGTTGATCTGGCTAGAAATGACGTGAACCGTGTTTGTGATCCTATGACTACCAACGTTGATAAGCTATTGACTGTGCAACGGTTTTCCCACGTCCAGCATTTGGTTTCACAGGTTTCAGGAACTTTGAGAAAGGACAAAACACGCTTTGACGCTCTCAGGTCCATCTTTCCTGCAGGAACTGTTAGCGGAGCCCCTAAAGTTAAGGCCATGGAGCTTGTTGGGGAGCTTGAGGGCGAAACAAGAGGCGTTTATGCCGGTGCTGTTGGCAACTGGTCATATGATGGGAAATCCATGGATACGTGTATTGCATTGAGAACTATGGTATACAAAGACGGTGTTGCTTATTTGCAAGCCGGCGGTGgtattgtttttgactctgatgagcaagaagagTATGAGGAAACTCTTAACAAGATGCGCGCCAATCACAATACCATTCtacaagctgaagaaatctGGGCAGCTCGTGTGGGCACTATCGATTAG
- the MET6 gene encoding 5-methyltetrahydropteroyltriglutamate-homocysteine S-methyltransferase (highly similar to uniprot|P05694 Saccharomyces cerevisiae YER091C MET6 Cobalamin-independent methionine synthase involved in amino acid biosynthesis also called N5-methyltetrahydrofolate homocysteine methyltransferase or 5-methyltetrahydropteroyltriglutamate homocysteine methyltransferase), whose protein sequence is MVQSSVLGFPRIGANRELKKATEAYWQGKVSVEDLLKVGKDIRANNWKLQKEAGVDVIPSNDFSFYDQVLDLSLLFNVIPERYAKYNLSPLDTFFAMGRGLQRKATETEKAVDVTALEMVKWFDSNYHYVRPTFSHSTQFKLNGQKPVDEFLEAKALGIQTRPVLLGPVSYLFLGKADKDSLDLEPLSLLQKLVPLYAEILKKLAEAGATEVQIDEPILVLDLPQEVKAAFKTAYDFLASQSGLPAITFATYFGTVVPNLDAIKELPVAAFHFDFVRNPEQFDQVAAILKDNQSLSVGVVDGRNIWKNDFAKSSALVQKAIEKLGKDRVIVATSSSLLHTPVDLENEKKLNPEIKDWFSFATQKVKEVVVIAKNVSGEDVSAELKTNAKSVSNRASSNITNNEEVQKRVASIDEKMSTRSSPFPARLEEQKKIFNLPLFPTTTIGSFPQTKDIRINRNKFVKGTITAEEYEKFINSEIETVIRFQEEIGLDVLVHGEPERNDMVQYFGEQIDGYTFTTNGWVQSYGSRYVRPPIIVGDLSRPKAMSVKESVYAQSITTKPVKGMLTGPVTCLRWSFPRNDVDQKTQALQLALALRDEVNDLEAAGIKVIQVDEPALREGLPLRAGDERAAYLQWAAESFRVATSGVANKTQIHSHFCYSDLDPNHIKALDADVVSIEFSKKDDPNYIAEFQNYPNHIGLGLFDIHSPRIPSTEEFISKIETIMKSYPAEKFWVNPDCGLKTRGWEETKLSLTHMVEAAKHFREVYAKK, encoded by the coding sequence ATGGTTCAATCATCCGTCCTAGGTTTCCCAAGAATCGGCGCCAACAgagagttgaagaaggccaCTGAGGCCTACTGGCAAGGTAAGGTCAGCGTCGAGGACCTGCTGAAGGTCGGTAAGGACATCAGAGCCAACAACTGGAAGTTGCAGAAGGAAGCTGGTGTGGACGTTATTCCATCCAACGACTTCTCCTTCTACGACCAGGTTTTGGACTTGTCCCTGCTCTTCAACGTCATCCCAGAGCGTTACGCCAAGTACAACTTGTCCCCACTGGACACTTTCTTCGCCATGGGTAGAGGTTTGCAGAGAAAGGCCACCGAGACCGAGAAGGCCGTCGATGTCACCGCCTTGGAGATGGTCAAGTGGTTCGACTCCAACTACCACTACGTCAGACCAACCTTTTCCCACTCCACCCAGTTCAAGCTGAACGGCCAGAAGCCTGTCGACGAGTTCTTGGAGGCCAAGGCTTTGGGCATCCAGACCAGACCAGTTCTGTTGGGTCCTGTCTCTTACCTGTTCTTGGGTAAGGCCGACAAGGACTCTTTGGACTTGGAGCCATTGTCTTTGCTACAGAAGTTGGTCCCACTCTACGctgagatcttgaagaagttggctGAGGCCGGCGCCACCGAGGTCCAGATCGACGAGCCAATCTTGGTTTTGGACTTGCCTCAAGAGGTCAAGGCCGCTTTCAAGACTGCCTACGACTTCCTAGCCTCTCAATCCGGTTTGCCAGCTATCACTTTCGCCACCTACTTCGGCACTGTGGTTCCAAACTTGGACGCCATCAAGGAGTTGCCAGTCGCTGCTTTCcactttgactttgtcaGAAACCCAGAGCAGTTCGACCAGGTTGCTGCTATCCTAAAGGACAACCAGTCTCTATCTGTCGGTGTTGTCGACGGTAGAAACATCTGGAAGAACGACTTCGCCAAGTCCTCCGCCCTTGTGCAGAAGGCTATTGAGAAGTTGGGCAAGGACAGAGTCATTGTCGccacctcttcttctttgttgcACACCCCAGTTGACTTGGAGAacgagaagaagttgaaccCAGAAATCAAGGATTGGTTCTCTTTCGCTACCCAGAAGGTCAAGGAGGTCGTGGTCATCGCCAAGAACGTTTCCGGTGAGGACGTTTCCGCTGAGTTGAAGACCAACGCTAAGTCCGTCTCTAACAGAGCTTCTTCCAACATTACCAACAACGAGGAGGTTCAAAAGAGAGTTGCCTCTATTGACGAGAAGATGTCCACTCGTTCTTCCCCCTTCCCAGCGAGATTGGaggagcagaagaagatcttcaacTTGCCATTGTTCCCAACCACCACCATTGGTTCTTTCCCACAAACCAAGGACATCAGAATCAATAGAAACAAATTTGTTAAGGGCACCATCACTGCTGAGGAGTACGAGAAATTCATCAACTCCGAGATTGAGACTGTTATCAGATTCCAGGAGGAGATTGGTCTAGACGTCTTGGTCCACGGTGAGCCTGAGAGAAACGACATGGTTCAGTACTTCGGTGAGCAAATTGACGGTTACACCTTCACCACCAACGGCTGGGTCCAGTCTTACGGTTCTAGATACGTCAGACCACCTATCATTGTTGGTGACTTGTCCAGACCAAAGGCTATGTCCGTCAAGGAGTCTGTCTACGCTCAATCCATCACTACCAAGCCTGTTAAGGGTATGTTGACTGGTCCAGTCACCTGTTTGAGATGGTCTTTCCCAAGAAACGATGTTGACCAGAAGACTCAGGCCTTGCAATTGGCTTTGGCTCTGAGAGACGAGGTTAACGACTTGGAGGCTGCCGGTATCAAGGTCATTCAAGTTGACGAGCCTGCTTTGAGAGAGGGTTTGCCATTGAGAGCTGGCGACGAGCGTGCCGCTTACTTGCAATGGGCTGCTGAGTCTTTCAGAGTCGCCACCTCCGGCGTCGCTAACAAGACTCAAATCCACTCCCACTTCTGTTACTCCGACTTGGATCCAAACCACATCAAGGCTTTGGACGCTGATGTTGTTTCCATCGAATTCTCTAAGAAGGATGATCCAAACTACATCGCTGAGTTCCAGAACTATCCAAACCACATCGGTCTAGGTTTGTTCGACATTCACTCTCCAAGAATTCCTTCTACTGAGGAGTTCATTTCCAAGATCGAGACCATCATGAAGTCTTACCCAGCTGAGAAGTTCTGGGTCAACCCTGACTGTGGTTTGAAGACCAGAGGTTGGGAGGAGACCAAGTTGTCTTTGACCCACATGGTTGAGGCTGCCAAGCACTTCCGCGAGGTTTACGCCAAGAAATAA
- a CDS encoding C2H2-type zinc finger protein (some similarities with uniprot|Q03125 Saccharomyces cerevisiae YDR043C NRG1 Transcriptional repressor that recruits the Cyc8p-Tup1p complex to promoters mediates glucose repression and negatively regulates a variety of processes including filamentous growth and alkaline pH response): MTTLASMHSPALAGAVRSSVEEFYYRGSPSTCEQRCIALDGARGNQVLLPGPGSGPVTAAQRHVESDLKRALDRCAFGASTALAATTTLPPLRLARTGSVTPHGSVSGPGVGSGSGSGTNLALVPGLRARAESASGSVSASGSDYDSAAGPVSPVTAALSPATAPAAGETSAPRPASAMSSATTSRPTGKRARSPIEQRRRYVCKTCVKGFTTSGHLARHNRIHTGEKNHVCPHPGCGQRFSRHDNCVQHYKTHLRRNTWQDDAA, translated from the coding sequence aTGACCACGCTGGCTAGCATGCACAGTCCCGCGCTGGCGGGCGCGGTGCGCAGCAGCGTCGAGGAGTTCTACTACCGGGGATCGCCCAGCACGTGCGAGCAGCGGTGCATCGCGCTGGacggcgcgcgcggcaaCCAGGTGCTGCTGCCGGGGCCGGGCTCGGGGCCCGTGACCGCGGCACAGCGGCACGTGGAGAGCGACCTGAAACGCGCGCTAGACCGCTGCGCGTTCGGCGCCAGCACGGCGCTGGCAGCGACCACAACGCTTCCGCCACTGCGGCTAGCGCGGACGGGCTCCGTCACACCACACGGGTCCGTTTCGGGCCCGGGTGTCGGCTCGGGTTCCGGTTCGGGTACGAACTTGGCCCTGGTCCCAGGCCTTAGAGCGCGGGCCGAATCCGCGTCCGGGTCGGTTTCCGCATCCGGCTCGGACTACGATTCTGCCGCGGGCCCGGTGTCCCCCGTGACCGCGGCTCTTTCCCCGGCAACGGCGCCGGCCGCGGGAGAAACTTCCGCGCCACGCCCTGCGTCGGCGATGTCGTCGGCGACGACATCGCGCCCCACGGGCAagcgcgcgcgctcgccCATCGAGCAGCGGAGGCGCTACGTGTGCAAGACCTGCGTCAAGGGCTTCACGACCAGCGGCCATCTCGCGCGCCACAACCGGATACACACGGGCGAGAAGAACCACGTGTGCCCGCACCCGGGGTGCGGGCAGCGGTTCAGCCGGCACGACAACTGCGTGCAGCACTACAAAACGCACCTGCGGCGGAACACGTGGCAGGACGACGCGGCATGA
- the PTC2 gene encoding type 2C protein phosphatase PTC2 (similar to uniprot|P34221 Saccharomyces cerevisiae YBL056W PTC3 Type 2C protein phosphatase dephosphorylates Hog1p (see also Ptc2p) to limit maximal kinase activity induced by osmotic stress dephosphorylates T169 phosphorylated Cdc28p (see also Ptc2p) role in DNA checkpoint inactivation), producing the protein MGQILSNPIIDKEFASGGDVLSAFGLCAMQGWRMSMEDSHVCATNISAGDADHVAYYAVFDGHGGSSVAAFCGDKAAGVVQAQPSFQKSAFARALVDAFIATDKEILKDPLLRNDHSGCTATTMLVSRAQQKLFCGNAGDSRTVLSRNKLAKALSYDHKPTLVGERSRIVAADGFVEMDRVNGNLALSRAIGDFEFKSNPSLPPHSQIVTCVPDVVEHPIDYELDEFVILACDGIWDCLSSQECVDLVHYGINKGNMNLQDISSRIVDVCCSPTTEGTGIGCDNMSIVVVALLKDGETIDEWFTRIRNKKHSAPVSFEDRRRAIFTFYNFPKDDSEVFAVSTKKTEENSNSSNGTGGNSNFSSMNDEDTDMERHEGAPGRSQMDLFSLETLLGANGIQVTQGGNNVSYIHGSALSEVLASLGGRAGASQQAEEEGESDEKPEKLEEVKD; encoded by the coding sequence ATGGGCCAAATACTGTCAAATCCTATAATTGACAAGGAGTTCGCCTCGGGCGGCGATGTTCTGAGTGCATTCGGGCTGTGTGCCATGCAAGGCTGGCGTATGTCCATGGAAGATTCGCATGTTTGCGCGACCAACATCAGCGCGGGTGACGCAGACCACGTTGCTTACTACGCAGTGTTCGACGGCCACGGTGGATCATCGGTGGCCGCGTTTTGCGGCGACAAGGCCGCGGGCGTCGTGCAGGCGCAACCTTCGTTCCAAAAAAGCGCGTTTGCGCGCGCGCTCGTGGACGCTTTTATCGCTACCGACAAGGAAATTCTCAAAGATCCGCTGCTACGCAACGACCATAGCGGCTGTACCGCAACTACTATGCTTGTTTCCCGCGCGCAGCAAAAACTGTTTTGCGGCAACGCTGGCGACAGCCGAACAGTGCTCTCACGCAACAAGTTAGCCAAGGCGCTTTCGTACGACCACAAGCCAACGCTGGTTGGAGAGAGATCGCGTATCGTTGCAGCAGATGGTTTCGTTGAGATGGACCGTGTGAACGGCAACCTCGCTCTGAGCCGTGCCATCGGTGACTTCGAGTTCAAATCTAACCCCAGCCTTCCACCTCACTCTCAGATCGTGACATGTGTCCCTGATGTGGTCGAGCATCCTATAGACTACGAACTAGACGAGTTCGTTATCCTTGCCTGTGATGGTATATGGGACTGCTTGTCATCGCAAGAGTGTGTCGACTTGGTCCACTATGGTATCAACAAGGGCAACATGAACCTCCAGGACATATCCTCCAGAATTGTTGACGTGTGCTGCTCGCCGACTACCGAAGGTACCGGTATCGGATGCGACAACATGAGTATCGTGGTTGTAGCTCTATTAAAGGACGGCGAGACCATCGATGAGTGGTTCACCCGTATCAGAAACAAGAAGCATTCCGCCCCAGTCTCTTTCGAGGACAGAAGGCGTGCTATATTTACCTTCTACAACTTCCCCAAGGATGACTCTGAGGTTTTCGCTGTGTccaccaagaaaacagaagaaaacagcAACTCTAGCAATGGCACCGGCGGTAACAGCAACTTCTCGTCCATGAATGACGAAGACACCGATATGGAACGCCACGAAGGCGCCCCAGGCCGCTCCCAAATGGACCTATTCTCGTTAGAAACCCTACTAGGTGCCAACGGAATCCAAGTGACGCAGGGCGGCAACAACGTCTCTTACATCCATGGCTCCGCATTGTCTGAGGTTTTGGCCTCACTGGGGGGCAGAGCTGGCGCTTCACAACAGGCCGAAGAGGAAGGTGAGTCCGACGAAAAGCCCGAAAAGCTGGAGGAGGTGAAGGATTGA
- the PTH2 gene encoding aminoacyl-tRNA hydrolase (similar to uniprot|P34222 Saccharomyces cerevisiae YBL057C PTH2 mitochondrially-localized peptidyl-tRNA hydrolase), with protein sequence MQPSINSLATLFGIAAVSLASGYYLGQVSTTGPLKKHHVKDILKRCKAKAKKEQEMQGSDSEGYEDGDDEEDEEDEVEINSLSLNDIPGEVRMALVIRQDLGMQKGKVAAQCCHAALACYRLIATDPSRESYNLPLTERWLSHGQAKITLKCPDKETMDELFAKALSLGVNSYVVHDAGRTQIAAGSATVLGLGPAPKAVLDQITGELKLY encoded by the coding sequence ATGCAACCGTCCATCAATAGTCTGGCTACTCTGTTTGGGATAGCGGCAGTGTCGCTTGCTAGTGGATACTACCTAGGACAGGTGAGCACCACCGGCCCTCTGAAGAAGCATCATGTCAAAGACATTCTGAAAAGGTGTAAAgccaaagcaaaaaaggaaCAGGAAATGCAAGGGAGTGACAGCGAAGGCTACGAAGATGGggacgatgaagaggatgaagaagatgaggttGAAATCAACTCTTTGTCTCTGAACGATATTCCCGGCGAAGTGCGAATGGCACTAGTAATTCGTCAGGATTTAGGCATGCAGAAAGGTAAGGTCGCAGCTCAATGCTGCCATGCTGCACTGGCATGCTATCGCTTGATAGCCACTGACCCAAGCCGCGAGTCTTACAATTTGCCATTGACAGAGAGGTGGCTCAGTCATGGCCAAGCTAAGATAACCTTGAAATGCCCTGACAAGGAAACAATGGACGAACTGTTCGCTAAGGCTCTATCTCTGGGCGTCAATTCCTATGTGGTACATGATGCGGGAAGGACTCAAATAGCAGCTGGCAGTGCGACAGTGCTCGGGCTGGGGCCTGCGCCAAAGGCAGTTCTGGATCAAATCACAGGCGAATTAAAGCTATACTAA
- a CDS encoding 3'-5'-exodeoxyribonuclease (similar to uniprot|P34220 Saccharomyces cerevisiae YBL055C Hypothetical ORF), whose product MLRRMSHAIKFYDIGLNLTDPMYQGLYNGKQYHQPDIQRVLRRAQQARVHAMLLTGSSIHESQEAVALAARFHSPDARLYYTLGVHPCCVNEFVLADTNSTIDNPTNDPEFNARLDVADAAFTKSKLRQLYTLMRDNARDPKFRAIGEIGLDYDRFYYSSQEMQLLFFEEQLKLSCLFPEMPLFLHMRNCCADFVAVLDKFVRGFADADDRFDHRELVREAGASHEHLPQIRDDGAIFYRFSPVRKFVTHSFTGSPQDLQDVLSLSANSYIGMNGCSFKTAENIQCAKEVPLERLLLETDAPWCDIRRTHDSYKYLFTDPSAHNLQKDDPWHSGLSDAYPDIPQWFNSVKRDKLDKKSEEEREQTTVKSRNEPCFMGHVATVVARVKQLPIEEVASTVWDTTCGVYGE is encoded by the coding sequence ATGCTCAGGAGGATGTCCCACGCCATCAAGTTCTATGACATCGGTCTCAATCTCACGGACCCCATGTACCAGGGCCTCTACAACGGCAAACAGTACCACCAGCCCGACATCCAGCGCGTCCtgcggcgcgcgcagcAGGCCCGTGTCCACGCTATGCTCCTCACCGGCTCCTCTATCCACGAGTCCCAAGAGGCCGTCGCGCTCGCCGCCCGCTTCCACTCCCCGGACGCGCGTCTCTACTACACCTTGGGCGTCCACCCGTGCTGTGTGAACGAGTTTGTCCTCGCCGACACCAACTCCACCATTGACAACCCGACCAACGACCCAGAGTTCAACGCACGCCTCGACGTCGCCGATGCGGCGTTTACCAAGTCCAAGCTCCGCCAGCTCTACACCCTCATGCGCGACAACGCCCGCGACCCCAAGTTCCGCGCCATTGGCGAGATCGGCCTGGACTACGACCGCTTCTACTACTCCTCCCAGGAGAtgcagctgctcttcttcgagGAGCAGCTCAAACTGAGTTGTCTGTTCCCCGAGATGCCTCTGTTCCTGCACATGCGCAACTGCTGCGCGGACTTCGTCGCGGTGCTCGACAAGTTCGTGCGCGGCTTTGCCGATGCTGACGACCGCTTCGACCACCGCGAACTAGTCCGCGAAGCCGGCGCCAGCCACGAACACCTGCCGCAGATCAGGGACGACGGCGCTATTTTCTACCGCTTCTCGCCCGTGCGCAAATTCGTTACCCATTCCTTCACAGGATCGCCTCAGGACTTGCAAGACGTGCTCTCGCTCTCTGCCAACTCCTACATCGGCATGAACGGCTGCTCCTTTAAAACTGCAGAAAACATCCAGTGCGCCAAAGAAGTTCCCTTGGAAAGGCTCCTGCTAGAGACAGACGCGCCATGGTGCGACATCCGCAGAACCCATGACTCATACAAGTACCTGTTCACCGACCCCTCTGCGCACAATCTACAAAAGGACGACCCATGGCACAGTGGCCTCTCAGACGCGTACCCCGACATCCCACAGTGGTTCAACTCTGTCAAACGCGATAAACTTGATAAAAAGTCCGAGGAGGAACGCGAGCAAACCACTGTCAAATCCAGAAACGAGCCGTGCTTCATGGGACATGTGGCCACCGTGGTGGCGCGTGTCAAGCAGCTCCCCATCGAGGAAGTAGCTTCTACGGTCTGGGACACCACCTGCGGCGTATACGGTGAATGA
- a CDS encoding KLTH0C07106p (no similarity), which produces MPTVTITFIPSAELDAKTDFQVLLQHYSTFVHKGLATEGVGPRGSLPRTFVNTLGHPNSLYPKVTGNFEQSKASSLLSSCVISLKASVSHGLAKALALISLTICVVSLFCLFAVDFLSESSG; this is translated from the coding sequence ATGCCAACTGTTACTATAACATTTATTCCTTCGGCTGAACTCGACGCTAAAACCGATTTCCAAGTACTGCTTCAACATTATAGCACATTTGTGCATAAAGGTCTAGCAACCGAAGGTGTGGGCCCTCGAGGATCGCTACCCAGGACATTTGTTAACACGCTTGGGCACCCTAATTCACTTTATCCTAAAGTGACAGGTAATTTCGAACAAAGCAAGGCGTCGTCTCTTTTGTCAAGCTGCGTTATTAGCCTGAAAGCTAGCGTTAGTCATGGTCTCGCTAAGGCCCTTGCATTGATATCATTGACCATTTGCGTAGTCTCTTTATTTTGTCTGTTCGCCGTTGATTTCCTCAGTGAGTCATCTGGTTAA
- the SHP1 gene encoding protein phosphatase regulator SHP1 (similar to uniprot|P34223 Saccharomyces cerevisiae YBL058W SHP1 UBX (ubiquitin regulatory X) domain-containing protein that regulates Glc7p phosphatase activity and interacts with Cdc48p interacts with ubiquitylated proteins in vivo and is required for degradation of a ubiquitylated model substrate), translated as MSDENIQQFMTLSNASLETAQSYLGEFPDLGDALNAFYAAQNDNPSSQPASGTSTQEPRSRPSRSLSPKNSPALSQSSSRAAKKSGNQNPKFKSFSDILKETNANDDDDEPRNTFAGGETSGLEVTDPNDPDSLIRDLLEKAKRGGQRSDDSTPDEAQRKKSHFTGKGFRLGSSVDAPAHVADDIPAEPLPSRPQKVTREITFWKEGFQVNDGELYRYDDPANSFYLNELNQGRAPLRLLNVEFGQEVDVNVNKRLDESFKPPKRKLQGFHGTGQRLGSPIPGESLSPEATPQPPAQKSPASKEEPAKPTGDTSVQIRYASGKREVLHCNSTDTVRSLYDHVKGETGNAKAFTLNHAFPVKPIENFDSSLKEEGLCHAVVVQRWV; from the exons ATGTCAGACGAAAACATTCAGCAGTTTATGACGTTGTCCAATGCCTCCCTCGAAACCGCTCAGTCTTACTTGGGCGAATTCCCAGACCTAGGA GATGCTTTGAATGCTTTTTACGCCGCTCAAAATGATAACCCTAGTTCACAACCCGCCTCTGGAACAAGCACTCAAGAGCCCCGCTCTCGCCCCAGCCGAAGCTTGAGCCCTAAAAACTCCCCTGCCTTGTCACAGTCATCTTCTCGAGCCGCCAAAAAGTCTGGGAACCAGAATcccaagttcaagagcttctcggacattttgaaagagacCAACGCaaacgacgacgacgatgagcCAAGAAACACATTCGCTGGTGGCGAAACTTCTGGGCTTGAAGTTACTGATCCAAATGATCCAGATTCGCTTATAAGAGACCTGTTAGAAAAGGCGAAGAGAGGCGGTCAGAGGTCGGATGATTCAACCCCTGATGAAGCGCAACGCAAGAAGAGCCACTTCACAGGAAAAGGATTTCGATTGGGATCATCTGTCGACGCTCCTGCTCATGTGGCTGACGACATCCCTGCCGAACCCCTACCCTCCAGACCGCAGAAAGTTACAAGAGAAATTACGTTTTGGAAGGAGGGCTTCCAAGTTAATGACGGTGAATTGTATCGCTACGATGACCCTGCTAACAGTTTCTATCTAAATGAACTGAACCAAGGAAGAGCACCATTGCGTTTGTTGAATGTCGAGTTTGGTCAGGAAGTTGATGTGAATGTGAACAAAAGACTCGACGAAAGCTTTAAGCCCCCAAAACGCAAGCTACAGGGATTCCATGGCACCGGCCAAAGACTGGGCTCTCCAATTCCTGGTGAGTCGCTCTCTCCAGAAGCTACTCCACAGCCGCCGGCCCAGAAGTcaccagcttcaaaagaagaacctgCCAAACCCACAGGTGACACTAGTGTACAGATTAGGTACGCTAGCGGAAAGCGTGAAGTGCTGCATTGTAACTCAACAGATACTGTACGGTCCTTGTATGATCACGTTAAAGGCGAGACTGGCAATGCGAAAGCGTTTACCTTGAACCACGCATTCCCTGTTAAGCCAATCGAGAACTTCgacagctctttgaaagaggaagGACTTTGTCATGCAGTCGTGGTCCAAAGATGGGTCTga